A single region of the Aeromonas hydrophila subsp. hydrophila ATCC 7966 genome encodes:
- a CDS encoding HIT domain-containing protein: MFELHSRLQADTRLLGDLPLCRVLLAKDSQYPWLILVPRVANLREIHHLAPAQQQQLMEESCAVATLMEQALRPDKINVAALGNLVPQLHLHHVARFSTDKAWPGPIWGAHPSVPYEEAALLAEAASWRLKLANLAGFSPLGTDN; encoded by the coding sequence ATGTTTGAACTGCACAGCCGCCTGCAGGCAGATACCCGCCTGCTCGGCGATCTGCCCCTTTGCCGCGTCCTGCTGGCCAAGGACAGCCAGTATCCCTGGCTGATCCTGGTGCCGAGAGTGGCCAATCTACGGGAAATTCACCACCTGGCACCGGCGCAGCAACAGCAGCTGATGGAGGAGTCCTGTGCGGTCGCCACCCTGATGGAGCAGGCGCTGCGGCCGGACAAGATCAACGTGGCGGCGCTCGGCAATCTGGTGCCCCAGCTGCATCTGCATCATGTCGCCCGTTTCAGTACCGACAAGGCCTGGCCCGGTCCCATCTGGGGGGCTCATCCCTCCGTGCCCTATGAGGAAGCCGCATTGCTGGCAGAGGCGGCCAGCTGGCGTCTCAAGCTGGCCAATCTGGCCGGATTCAGTCCGCTTGGCACTGACAATTGA
- a CDS encoding DUF3334 family protein codes for MIVTRADNDTVLTTEDVLLSLCHSVTDVLSAATQSQVRFSGMVQRISKTCLKPDIGCFVLFDGGFSGLVVINFSASAAMELYESYMLSMGLSKEDLAISHTSDEVSNVMGELMNQIVGSFTVKVGRDLQTHITQNQPKMLALNKQVMLSVDTNLDSPESRRVTFFTARNNIFYLELAMDKTEFIRIHNDGMDQEELDPDALIAQTKREAAQPAPAATPVANDHDDLLDSLGI; via the coding sequence ATGATAGTGACAAGAGCCGACAACGATACCGTATTGACCACAGAGGACGTGCTGCTGAGCCTGTGCCATTCGGTCACGGATGTATTGAGTGCGGCAACCCAGAGTCAGGTGCGTTTCTCCGGCATGGTGCAGCGGATCAGCAAGACCTGCCTCAAGCCGGATATCGGCTGCTTCGTACTGTTTGACGGCGGCTTCTCCGGCCTGGTGGTGATCAACTTCTCCGCCTCCGCCGCCATGGAGCTGTACGAGAGCTACATGCTGAGCATGGGGCTCTCCAAGGAAGATCTCGCCATCTCCCATACCTCGGACGAGGTGAGCAACGTGATGGGCGAGCTGATGAACCAGATCGTCGGCAGCTTCACCGTCAAGGTCGGCCGCGATCTGCAGACCCACATCACCCAGAACCAGCCGAAGATGCTGGCCCTCAACAAGCAGGTGATGCTGAGCGTCGATACCAATCTCGACAGCCCGGAGTCGCGCCGGGTCACCTTCTTCACTGCCCGCAACAACATCTTCTATCTGGAGCTGGCGATGGACAAGACCGAGTTCATCCGCATCCACAACGACGGCATGGATCAGGAGGAGCTGGATCCGGATGCCCTGATCGCCCAGACCAAGCGCGAGGCTGCCCAGCCGGCGCCGGCCGCCACCCCGGTGGCCAACGATCACGACGATCTGCTCGATTCGCTCGGGATCTGA
- a CDS encoding DUF2860 family protein encodes MRNLTLLSLGLLAANAAHADLGEIPKQSGWSGFLLGGVNAVSYKSNFYAGDDNHSRINDLGSPDSESGLTPLLNADIRYTFADTRTQIFLGNLIQDAVRFDFTQQLGLRQEMGDKGIVATSLVFNVMPVELWSDPFATGVDRSSTDVKSKGARFAWDKIWGSNFYGNLTTREVDMDEERSGQQYDQSHGTHYADMLDRNGKMHDMELSYQWHFGGNQLLEPAIVYKQARLDGSAESFKNTGLKLTYAKRGPQWSFVSNLYTGKRKYDEANPIFGQRADADEFAINGTFFWHNLFGVNALAATFTAAYANADSDINFYDSQSTRFSTGLLYNF; translated from the coding sequence ATGCGTAATCTCACCCTGCTGAGTCTTGGCCTGCTGGCAGCCAATGCCGCCCACGCCGATCTGGGCGAGATCCCCAAGCAGTCCGGCTGGTCCGGCTTCCTGCTGGGCGGGGTCAACGCCGTCAGCTACAAGTCCAACTTCTATGCCGGCGATGACAACCACAGTCGCATCAATGACCTCGGTTCGCCCGACAGCGAGAGCGGCCTGACGCCGCTGCTCAACGCCGATATCCGCTACACCTTTGCCGATACCCGTACCCAGATCTTCCTCGGCAACCTGATCCAGGACGCGGTACGCTTCGACTTCACCCAGCAGCTCGGCCTGCGTCAGGAGATGGGTGACAAGGGCATAGTCGCCACCTCGCTGGTGTTCAACGTCATGCCGGTCGAGCTGTGGAGCGATCCCTTCGCCACCGGGGTGGATCGCAGCTCCACCGATGTGAAATCGAAAGGGGCGCGTTTTGCCTGGGACAAGATCTGGGGCAGCAACTTCTACGGCAACCTGACCACCCGGGAGGTGGACATGGATGAGGAGCGCAGCGGCCAGCAGTATGACCAGAGCCACGGCACCCACTACGCCGACATGCTGGATCGCAACGGCAAGATGCACGACATGGAGCTCTCCTACCAGTGGCACTTTGGCGGCAACCAGCTGCTGGAACCGGCCATCGTCTACAAGCAGGCTCGCCTTGACGGCAGCGCCGAGAGTTTCAAGAACACTGGCCTGAAGCTGACCTATGCCAAGCGCGGCCCCCAGTGGTCCTTCGTCAGCAACCTCTATACCGGCAAGCGCAAGTATGACGAGGCGAACCCCATCTTCGGCCAGCGCGCCGATGCCGATGAATTCGCCATCAACGGCACCTTCTTCTGGCACAACCTGTTTGGCGTCAACGCCCTCGCCGCCACCTTCACCGCCGCCTATGCCAACGCCGACTCGGACATCAACTTCTACGACAGCCAGTCCACCCGTTTCAGCACGGGTCTGCTCTACAACTTCTAA
- the arcB gene encoding aerobic respiration two-component sensor histidine kinase ArcB, with the protein MKQIKSWAQYYVDLMTKLGLVRFSMFLATGIIVLAVSIQMGVTLFLRGTVDIVDLVRSVFFGLLVTPWAVYFLSIVVDQLEDSRQRLTRMVRKLQDMRERDLELNSQLQENISRLNAQIAETNRAETLRQQAIEDLENEVFQREKAQLHLGERTALLRSFIDCSPDLVYYRNEDEQFSGCNRAMEELTGKVEAELIGLTPFDVYKHDIASKVVETDKQVFAQNEPLTYEQWLEYPDGRKAYFELRKVPFFDRFGKRLGLLGFGRDITERKQYQDKLEKASRDKTTFISTISHELRTPLNGIVGLSRMLMDTPLDPKQHQQLKTIHLSAVTLGNIFNDIIDLDKLDRRRLEIAPTPIDLPAFLDELETLSRIQAEQKGLYLHFDRDGDVPQFVMADGTRLRQVLWNLVGNAVKFTDEGGVTVRCLTHPADTPGKLALHFEVEDTGVGIPRAQQEKIFAMYYQVQGKKHATGTGIGLAVSRQLVQAMGGQLYVDSDPGEGACFTAELEVDCVAAQTPVAEPEMPCLDILLVEDVELNVTVACALLNKLGHEVKVARDGAQALAMANPDDFDLILLDIQLPDMTGFDVAEQLLARYGDSLPPMVALTANATGDRQYYRDHGMQDVINKPLGSKAVREVIGHLFADLAEDEADAQADADSQDALLDLPFLTDYADTVGKQVLISSVELFEKMMPDYMAVLDSNMIARDQAGVVEEAHKIKGAAGSIGLRRLQQLAQLIQSPDHPAWWENVEDWIESLRRECPGDIARLKRWLLS; encoded by the coding sequence ATGAAACAAATCAAATCCTGGGCGCAATATTACGTCGACCTGATGACCAAGCTGGGACTGGTGCGCTTCAGCATGTTCCTGGCCACCGGCATCATAGTGCTGGCCGTTTCGATCCAGATGGGGGTCACCCTGTTCCTGCGCGGCACCGTGGACATCGTCGACCTGGTGCGCTCGGTCTTCTTCGGCCTGCTGGTCACCCCCTGGGCCGTCTATTTTCTCTCCATCGTGGTGGATCAGCTGGAGGATTCCCGCCAGCGGCTGACCCGCATGGTGCGCAAGCTGCAGGACATGCGCGAGCGGGATCTCGAGCTCAACAGCCAGCTGCAGGAGAACATCAGTCGCCTCAACGCCCAGATCGCCGAGACCAACCGGGCCGAGACCCTGCGCCAGCAGGCCATCGAGGATCTGGAGAACGAGGTGTTCCAGCGCGAGAAAGCCCAGCTACATCTGGGGGAGCGCACCGCTCTCTTGCGCTCCTTCATCGACTGCTCCCCCGATCTGGTCTACTACCGCAACGAAGACGAGCAGTTCTCCGGCTGCAATCGCGCCATGGAGGAGCTGACCGGCAAGGTGGAGGCGGAGCTCATCGGCTTGACCCCGTTCGATGTCTACAAGCACGACATCGCCAGCAAGGTGGTGGAGACCGACAAGCAGGTCTTCGCCCAGAATGAGCCGCTCACCTATGAGCAGTGGCTGGAGTACCCAGACGGTCGCAAGGCCTACTTCGAGCTGCGCAAGGTGCCCTTCTTCGATCGCTTCGGCAAGCGGCTCGGCCTGCTCGGTTTTGGTCGCGACATCACCGAGCGCAAGCAGTATCAGGACAAACTGGAGAAGGCGAGCCGCGACAAGACCACCTTCATCTCCACCATCAGCCACGAACTGCGCACCCCGCTCAACGGCATCGTCGGCTTGAGCCGGATGCTGATGGATACGCCGCTCGATCCCAAGCAGCACCAGCAGCTCAAGACCATTCACCTGAGCGCGGTGACGCTCGGCAACATCTTCAATGACATCATCGATCTCGACAAGCTGGACCGGCGCCGGCTGGAAATCGCCCCGACCCCCATCGACCTGCCTGCCTTCCTCGACGAGCTGGAGACGCTGTCGCGCATCCAGGCGGAGCAGAAGGGGCTCTATCTGCATTTCGACCGGGATGGCGACGTGCCGCAGTTCGTGATGGCGGACGGGACCCGGTTGCGCCAGGTGTTGTGGAATCTGGTGGGCAATGCGGTCAAGTTCACCGACGAGGGGGGGGTGACGGTGCGCTGCCTCACCCACCCGGCCGACACACCGGGCAAGCTGGCGCTGCACTTCGAGGTGGAAGACACCGGGGTCGGCATTCCCCGCGCCCAGCAGGAGAAGATCTTTGCCATGTACTATCAGGTGCAGGGTAAGAAGCACGCCACCGGCACCGGCATCGGGCTGGCGGTCTCCCGCCAGCTGGTGCAGGCGATGGGTGGCCAGCTCTACGTGGACAGCGATCCGGGCGAGGGCGCCTGCTTCACCGCCGAGCTGGAGGTAGACTGCGTCGCCGCCCAGACGCCCGTGGCCGAACCCGAGATGCCCTGCCTCGATATCCTGCTGGTGGAGGACGTCGAGCTCAACGTGACTGTGGCCTGCGCCCTGCTCAACAAGCTGGGCCATGAGGTCAAGGTGGCGCGGGACGGCGCCCAGGCGCTGGCCATGGCCAATCCCGACGATTTTGATCTGATCCTGCTCGATATCCAGCTGCCGGACATGACCGGCTTCGATGTGGCGGAGCAACTGCTCGCCCGCTACGGCGACAGCCTGCCGCCCATGGTGGCACTCACCGCCAACGCCACCGGCGATCGCCAGTACTACCGGGATCACGGCATGCAGGATGTGATCAACAAGCCGCTCGGTTCGAAGGCGGTGCGGGAGGTGATTGGCCACCTGTTTGCCGATCTGGCCGAGGATGAGGCGGACGCACAGGCGGATGCGGACAGTCAGGATGCGCTGCTGGACTTGCCCTTCCTCACCGATTATGCCGATACCGTGGGCAAGCAGGTGCTGATCTCCAGCGTCGAGCTGTTCGAGAAGATGATGCCCGACTACATGGCGGTGCTCGACTCCAACATGATTGCCCGGGATCAGGCCGGCGTGGTGGAGGAGGCGCACAAGATAAAAGGGGCGGCCGGCTCCATCGGTCTGCGCCGGCTGCAGCAGCTGGCTCAGCTGATCCAGAGCCCGGATCATCCCGCCTGGTGGGAGAACGTGGAAGACTGGATCGAGTCGCTGCGCCGTGAATGTCCGGGTGACATCGCCCGCTTGAAGCGCTGGCTGCTCTCGTAG
- the dgt gene encoding dGTPase — MYSRLITPERIHRWGDEDLLEATEQDRARIVQAAPVRRLQQKTQVFPLDVKASVRSRLTHSLEVQETGRQISRRILAALPAGSVCEGAFINLVEMSCLLHDVGNPPFGHFGEQVMSQWLAQALDGLFAEALGSAPSSQWATLRQDLLVFDGNAQSLRLVHSLHELNLTLGQLAALCKYPQQPLHGGQHHGWASKRGIFFSEQPLYRALGQSLGLAPGCRHPLVYIMEAADDISYCIADLEDAVDRRILSLSELQQALRLADDGAYMAGLLAAATASDRGFFPHFRQQLTRDLVELAAHTYVSEHPHILSGAYPQALLHGQAPAARVLDTLKQVARELVFMRPEVEALELEGYAALRGVLSTYACLLALPAAQFERLLAGQGGSELFFARRLFHRLSARHLKAYRLAVASRDPRFSDGAEQEWYFRVRLLLDYVSGMTDTYALEEFRLLSGI; from the coding sequence ATGTATAGCCGTTTGATTACTCCCGAGCGCATCCATCGCTGGGGTGACGAAGATCTGCTGGAGGCGACCGAACAGGACCGCGCCCGCATCGTGCAGGCGGCGCCGGTGCGTCGGCTGCAGCAGAAGACCCAGGTCTTTCCGCTTGACGTGAAGGCCTCGGTACGCAGCCGTCTCACCCATTCGCTGGAGGTGCAGGAGACCGGCCGCCAGATCAGCCGCCGCATTCTGGCAGCCCTGCCGGCAGGGTCGGTGTGCGAGGGTGCCTTCATCAATCTGGTGGAGATGTCCTGCCTGTTGCACGACGTCGGCAACCCGCCGTTTGGTCACTTTGGCGAGCAAGTGATGAGCCAGTGGCTGGCGCAGGCGCTGGATGGGTTGTTTGCCGAGGCCCTTGGCAGCGCACCCAGCTCGCAGTGGGCAACGCTTCGCCAGGATCTGCTGGTGTTTGACGGCAATGCCCAGAGTCTGCGGCTGGTGCACAGCCTGCACGAGCTGAACCTGACCCTGGGACAGCTGGCGGCGCTGTGCAAGTACCCGCAGCAACCCCTGCACGGCGGTCAACATCACGGCTGGGCTAGCAAGCGTGGCATCTTCTTCAGTGAACAACCCCTCTACCGCGCCCTCGGCCAGAGCCTGGGGTTGGCACCCGGCTGCCGTCACCCGCTGGTCTACATCATGGAGGCAGCCGACGATATCTCCTACTGCATCGCCGATCTCGAGGATGCGGTGGACCGGCGCATCCTCAGCCTGAGCGAGCTGCAACAGGCGCTGCGACTGGCCGATGACGGCGCCTACATGGCCGGCTTGCTGGCGGCGGCGACGGCTTCGGACAGGGGCTTCTTCCCCCATTTTCGCCAGCAGCTGACCCGGGATCTGGTGGAACTGGCCGCTCACACCTATGTGAGCGAGCACCCGCATATCCTGAGCGGCGCCTATCCCCAGGCCCTGCTGCACGGTCAGGCACCGGCGGCGCGGGTGCTCGATACCCTCAAACAGGTGGCTCGCGAGCTGGTGTTCATGCGCCCCGAGGTAGAGGCGCTGGAGCTGGAGGGTTATGCCGCCCTGCGCGGGGTGCTCTCCACCTATGCCTGCCTGCTGGCGCTGCCGGCCGCGCAGTTCGAGCGGCTGTTGGCCGGGCAGGGGGGCAGCGAGCTGTTCTTCGCCCGCCGGCTGTTTCATCGGCTGTCGGCCCGTCATCTCAAGGCATACCGGCTGGCGGTGGCCAGCCGGGATCCGCGCTTCAGCGACGGGGCGGAGCAGGAGTGGTACTTCCGGGTGCGACTGCTGCTCGACTACGTGAGCGGCATGACGGATACCTATGCGCTGGAGGAGTTCCGGCTGTTGTCCGGGATCTGA
- a CDS encoding ATP-binding protein translates to MLRLCYRAILLCWFTCWSHVAAAETSLDKDQLGLAERLWLASRSDLVVGMPSVAWPPYIYANSRGGFSGPLDDFATLIAGRLGLTVRYKTYPYYAGAQQALLDGEVDMLIGVTPSQSRQQKMRFTSDLMTLPRGVLLAREEGEPTLATARQLRWVCEHGFSSCEELAELGMTQLTEADSSDEAVFMVKKGLADAYLSDLPSLVRLQRLQQQAGLKVITPEWVTDTSLAMAVGPDNQGLLGLLELALNDIPLDERRRILETGGIVDYELANGPRQIVFNQSELDWLARHPTLRFGVAPDWPAVSEIDGNGQLKGFIADMLKLVSLRSGLQFTLVPTSSWAETQALFQARKLDFIPAITPTAERRQYSLFTPDYAFIHRVIAARQGSEELDNLNELKGRRVGIVGGSVEELVLNEVGAHPLTVSSDTKLLPLLDGHQVDYVLMSMTTLEQALQKGFNNRYQVVFSGNELRVPVAMAVHQQDPMLQQILTKVLLSIRPEEMTKLEHKWLALTIQTGINPATVALWSAVGVGAFLLCVLLFMGWNRTLRRQIVQRKLAEHKLNEQLTFVQTLLNSLPNMVVLRDREQRITLCNQAYRDAFIGELTQDDGDDLDRMPARERERVLREESGVWQSGEQLEGAGNSRRQDGAMFHVIYTKRPYRSPKGDMLGVLTVLTDVTRIKEAEARARKAETRLTQITDSMPGIVYQYLWLGPGKGRFLYASQGASEILGASRQEILSAESGGEVFGFTEEALQDFVSKVANHAETLAPLDLEVRVERPEGARYLQVRGSFVPQEEGHLILNGVIQDITALKHQEHDLREARAYAEQAMQVRSRFLATMSHELRTPISGMHGMLELLQMSELNDDQRYLLRNVVTSTNNLLYLVNDVLDFSKIEAGQLQLHYQDCRLASVICDVIRGHATLAHGKGLKVTLEWAPEVPDQARIDAVRVGQVLSNLLNNAVKFTERGEIRIQVSFEKERLAIAVSDTGIGIAEDKQDRLFTPFEQVESDITRRFGGTGLGLAICHQLAQKMGGTLVLESKPGHGTRLTFDFPLAECQWDAPPLAGHDWWLFGEDVALQSAMQRLGARLHRLDPQQWQQPVSGLLLAEESWLEQALGSEWLTHLQRSALKGIVLSPQEALRGRMGSGAWWRLGQSPLYPDLLLETCHQLLGEAAISPVEANAPKLQGRVLVADDHPINRALLARQLAILGVDAEVVDDGDKALRTWQGQAFALLLTDCHMPVMDGYSLTRALRAQGESAPVIGVTADTSEEASLQMQEAGMNDMLFKPYTLETLHQMLVRWLPMSPQTQEPDQPVPSASEQGECWISLFGDEAVARSMAREYLDSNRQDGDDMMQALARQDTYALVETAHRIKGAARMVGQQALAEEAARLEAAARLKQLDELTELSQTVLALMNSITCEIGLWLDEQDTA, encoded by the coding sequence ATGCTGCGCCTCTGCTATCGCGCCATTTTGTTGTGCTGGTTTACCTGCTGGAGCCATGTGGCTGCGGCAGAAACCTCCCTGGACAAGGATCAGCTGGGGCTGGCGGAGCGGCTCTGGCTCGCCTCGCGCAGCGACCTGGTGGTCGGCATGCCGTCGGTGGCCTGGCCGCCCTACATCTATGCCAATAGCCGGGGTGGCTTCAGCGGCCCGCTCGACGATTTTGCCACCCTGATTGCCGGCCGGTTGGGGCTGACCGTGCGCTACAAGACTTACCCCTACTATGCCGGCGCCCAGCAGGCTTTGCTCGATGGCGAGGTGGACATGCTGATCGGGGTGACACCGAGCCAGTCGCGTCAGCAGAAGATGCGCTTTACCTCGGATCTGATGACCCTGCCGCGCGGCGTGCTGCTGGCGCGAGAGGAAGGGGAGCCGACTCTGGCGACGGCGCGCCAGCTGCGCTGGGTGTGCGAACATGGCTTCAGCTCCTGTGAAGAGCTGGCGGAGCTCGGCATGACCCAGCTCACCGAGGCGGACAGCAGTGACGAAGCGGTTTTCATGGTGAAGAAGGGGCTGGCGGATGCCTATCTCTCCGATCTGCCCTCTCTGGTTCGCCTGCAGCGCCTGCAGCAGCAGGCCGGGCTCAAGGTAATTACCCCGGAGTGGGTGACGGACACCTCGCTGGCCATGGCGGTGGGGCCCGACAATCAGGGGCTGCTCGGTTTGCTGGAGCTGGCCCTCAACGACATTCCGCTGGATGAGCGGCGCCGCATTCTGGAGACCGGCGGAATAGTTGACTACGAGCTGGCCAACGGTCCCCGCCAGATCGTGTTCAACCAGAGCGAGCTCGACTGGCTGGCCCGCCATCCGACCCTGCGTTTCGGGGTGGCACCGGACTGGCCGGCGGTGAGCGAGATCGACGGCAATGGCCAGCTCAAGGGTTTCATCGCCGACATGCTCAAGCTGGTGAGCCTGCGCTCCGGCCTGCAGTTTACCCTGGTGCCCACCAGCAGCTGGGCCGAGACCCAGGCGCTGTTCCAGGCGCGCAAGCTGGACTTCATCCCGGCCATCACCCCGACCGCGGAGCGGCGTCAATACTCCCTGTTTACTCCCGACTACGCCTTCATCCACCGGGTGATCGCCGCCAGACAGGGGAGCGAGGAGCTGGACAACCTCAACGAGCTCAAGGGGCGACGGGTGGGGATCGTCGGCGGCTCGGTGGAGGAGCTGGTACTCAACGAGGTGGGGGCCCATCCGCTGACGGTGAGCAGCGATACCAAGCTGCTGCCGCTGCTGGACGGGCATCAGGTCGACTACGTGCTGATGAGCATGACCACCCTTGAACAGGCGCTGCAAAAGGGGTTCAACAACCGCTATCAGGTGGTGTTCTCCGGCAACGAGCTGCGGGTGCCGGTCGCCATGGCGGTGCACCAGCAGGACCCCATGCTGCAGCAGATCCTCACCAAGGTGCTGCTCTCCATCCGCCCGGAAGAGATGACCAAGCTGGAGCACAAGTGGCTGGCGCTGACCATCCAGACCGGCATCAACCCTGCCACTGTGGCGCTCTGGTCCGCGGTCGGTGTGGGCGCTTTCCTGCTCTGCGTGCTGTTGTTCATGGGCTGGAACCGGACCCTGCGCCGCCAGATAGTGCAGCGCAAGCTGGCCGAACACAAATTGAACGAGCAGCTGACCTTCGTGCAGACCCTGCTCAACTCGCTGCCCAACATGGTGGTGCTGCGGGATCGCGAGCAGCGCATCACCCTCTGCAACCAGGCCTATCGGGATGCCTTTATCGGTGAGCTGACCCAGGATGATGGCGACGATCTGGACCGCATGCCGGCCAGAGAGCGGGAGCGGGTGCTGCGCGAAGAGTCGGGGGTATGGCAGAGCGGCGAACAGCTGGAAGGGGCGGGCAACAGCCGCCGTCAGGATGGCGCCATGTTCCACGTCATTTACACCAAGCGTCCCTATCGCTCGCCAAAGGGCGACATGCTGGGGGTGCTGACAGTGCTGACTGACGTGACCCGCATCAAGGAGGCCGAGGCGCGTGCCCGCAAGGCGGAGACCCGGCTCACCCAGATCACCGACAGCATGCCGGGCATCGTCTATCAGTACCTCTGGCTCGGCCCCGGCAAGGGGCGCTTCCTCTATGCCTCGCAGGGGGCGAGCGAGATCCTGGGCGCCAGCCGGCAGGAGATATTGTCGGCCGAGTCGGGCGGCGAGGTGTTCGGCTTTACCGAGGAGGCACTGCAGGATTTCGTCAGCAAGGTGGCCAATCATGCCGAGACCCTGGCCCCGCTCGATCTGGAAGTGCGAGTGGAGCGGCCGGAGGGGGCCCGCTATCTGCAGGTGCGCGGCAGTTTCGTGCCGCAGGAGGAGGGGCACCTGATCCTCAACGGGGTGATCCAGGACATCACGGCCCTCAAGCACCAGGAGCACGACCTGAGGGAGGCGCGCGCCTATGCCGAGCAGGCGATGCAGGTGCGCAGCCGTTTCCTGGCCACCATGAGCCACGAGCTGAGGACCCCCATCTCCGGCATGCACGGCATGCTGGAGCTGCTGCAGATGAGCGAGCTGAACGACGACCAGCGCTACCTGCTGCGCAACGTGGTGACCTCCACCAACAACCTGCTCTATCTGGTCAACGACGTGCTCGATTTCTCCAAGATAGAGGCGGGTCAGCTGCAATTGCACTATCAGGATTGCCGCCTTGCCTCCGTCATCTGCGACGTGATCCGCGGTCACGCCACTCTGGCCCATGGCAAGGGGCTCAAGGTGACGCTGGAGTGGGCGCCGGAGGTGCCGGATCAGGCCCGCATCGATGCGGTGCGGGTGGGGCAGGTGCTCTCCAATCTGCTCAACAATGCGGTCAAGTTTACCGAGCGGGGCGAGATCCGTATTCAGGTCAGCTTTGAGAAGGAGCGGCTCGCCATCGCGGTCAGCGACACCGGCATCGGCATTGCCGAAGACAAGCAGGATCGCCTGTTCACCCCGTTCGAGCAGGTGGAGTCCGACATAACCCGACGCTTCGGTGGTACCGGGCTTGGCCTTGCCATCTGCCACCAGCTGGCCCAGAAAATGGGGGGCACGCTGGTGCTCGAGAGCAAGCCAGGGCACGGTACCCGGCTCACCTTCGACTTCCCGCTGGCGGAGTGTCAGTGGGATGCCCCGCCGCTGGCAGGCCACGATTGGTGGCTGTTTGGTGAGGATGTGGCCCTGCAGAGCGCGATGCAGCGGCTGGGGGCCAGGCTGCATCGTCTGGATCCGCAGCAGTGGCAGCAGCCGGTGAGTGGTTTGTTATTAGCAGAAGAGAGCTGGCTCGAGCAGGCACTGGGCAGCGAGTGGCTGACACATTTGCAGCGCTCGGCCCTCAAGGGCATAGTGCTCTCCCCGCAGGAGGCCCTGCGCGGCCGCATGGGGTCGGGGGCCTGGTGGCGGCTGGGGCAGTCTCCGCTCTATCCCGATCTGCTGCTGGAGACTTGTCACCAACTGCTGGGAGAGGCGGCGATCAGCCCGGTCGAAGCCAATGCTCCCAAATTGCAGGGACGGGTGCTGGTGGCCGACGATCACCCTATCAACCGTGCGCTGCTGGCTCGCCAGCTGGCGATCCTCGGGGTGGATGCCGAGGTGGTGGACGACGGTGACAAGGCCTTGCGCACCTGGCAGGGGCAGGCATTCGCCCTGCTGCTGACCGACTGTCACATGCCGGTGATGGATGGCTACAGTCTGACCAGGGCCCTGCGGGCACAGGGGGAGTCGGCTCCCGTCATCGGGGTGACCGCCGATACATCCGAAGAGGCCAGCCTGCAGATGCAGGAAGCCGGCATGAACGACATGCTGTTCAAACCCTATACCCTGGAGACGCTGCATCAGATGCTGGTGCGCTGGTTGCCGATGAGCCCTCAGACCCAGGAGCCGGACCAGCCCGTTCCGTCGGCCAGCGAGCAGGGGGAGTGCTGGATCTCGCTGTTTGGCGATGAAGCGGTGGCGCGCAGCATGGCGCGGGAGTATCTGGATTCCAATCGCCAGGACGGCGATGACATGATGCAGGCACTGGCCAGGCAGGACACCTATGCCCTGGTGGAGACGGCGCATCGCATCAAGGGGGCTGCCCGCATGGTGGGGCAGCAGGCTCTGGCGGAGGAGGCGGCCCGGCTCGAAGCGGCGGCCCGCCTCAAGCAGCTGGACGAACTTACCGAATTGAGTCAGACGGTACTGGCGCTGATGAACTCTATTACATGCGAAATTGGATTATGGCTCGATGAACAAGACACAGCATGA